A portion of the Cyanobium sp. PCC 7001 genome contains these proteins:
- the psb29 gene encoding photosystem II biogenesis protein Psp29 produces the protein MSAALTVSDSKRAFHRAFPYVIAPLYRRMVDELLVELHLLSRQRGFEANPLFACGLIQVFDGFAKGYRPSEHKPVLLAALCSATGFDAEALRREAEASRAAMGNHSVEEVKGWIERQGDGAPEPLASALASIRRPDFHYSRLMAVGLLSLLEEAQGADAMDPGTLRSFAQELAGAIGLLRERVDKDLSLYATNLEKLAQAVALMEETVAAERRKRERQQAALRDAAAGSLTEVAAETAMESAPEAEAAPAAPSAPADAPTAH, from the coding sequence GTGAGCGCCGCCCTGACCGTCTCCGACAGCAAGCGGGCTTTTCACCGCGCCTTCCCCTACGTGATTGCGCCCCTGTACCGGCGCATGGTGGACGAGCTGCTGGTGGAGCTGCACCTCCTGAGCCGGCAGCGCGGTTTCGAGGCCAACCCGCTGTTCGCCTGCGGCCTGATCCAGGTGTTCGACGGCTTTGCCAAGGGGTACCGGCCCAGCGAGCACAAGCCCGTCCTGCTGGCCGCCCTCTGCTCGGCCACCGGCTTCGACGCCGAGGCCCTGCGCCGTGAAGCGGAAGCGAGCCGCGCGGCCATGGGCAACCACAGCGTGGAGGAAGTGAAAGGCTGGATCGAGCGGCAGGGGGACGGTGCACCCGAGCCCCTGGCCTCGGCCCTGGCCAGCATCCGCCGTCCCGATTTCCACTACTCGCGTCTGATGGCCGTGGGACTGCTCAGCCTGCTGGAGGAGGCCCAGGGGGCGGACGCGATGGATCCAGGCACCCTGCGCTCCTTCGCGCAGGAACTCGCCGGTGCGATCGGGCTGTTGCGGGAGCGGGTCGACAAGGACCTCAGCCTCTACGCAACCAATCTGGAGAAACTCGCCCAGGCGGTGGCGCTGATGGAGGAAACCGTGGCGGCCGAGCGCCGCAAGCGGGAACGGCAACAGGCCGCCCTCAGGGACGCGGCTGCGGGGTCCCTGACGGAGGTGGCTGCGGAGACGGCGATGGAGAGCGCGCCGGAGGCGGAGGCGGCTCCCGCTGCGCCGTCGGCACCTGCAGACGCCCCCACAGCGCACTGA
- the clpP gene encoding ATP-dependent Clp endopeptidase proteolytic subunit ClpP yields the protein MIPIVIEESGRGERAFDIYSRLLRERIVFLGEPVTAESANRIVAQLLFLEAEDPEKDIFLYINSPGGSVYDGLGIFDTMQHIKPDVQTVCVGLAASMGAFLLCAGTKGKRSSLTHSRIMIHQPLGGARGQASDIRIQADEILYLKQKLNQELADRTGQPMTRIEEDTDRDFFMSPAEAMAYGLIDKVIEKRAVRPV from the coding sequence ATGATCCCGATCGTGATTGAGGAGTCGGGCCGGGGAGAACGCGCGTTCGACATCTATTCCCGGCTGCTGCGGGAACGGATCGTGTTTCTCGGGGAGCCGGTGACGGCCGAGTCCGCCAACCGGATCGTTGCCCAGTTGCTGTTCCTCGAAGCGGAAGACCCGGAGAAGGACATCTTCCTGTACATCAACTCCCCAGGCGGTTCCGTCTACGACGGTCTCGGCATCTTCGACACCATGCAGCACATCAAGCCCGATGTGCAGACGGTGTGCGTCGGTCTGGCGGCGTCCATGGGCGCCTTCCTGCTCTGCGCGGGCACCAAGGGAAAGCGCAGCAGCCTCACCCACTCGCGGATCATGATTCACCAGCCCCTCGGTGGTGCCCGCGGCCAGGCCAGCGACATCCGCATCCAGGCCGACGAGATCCTCTACCTCAAGCAGAAGCTGAATCAGGAGCTGGCCGACCGCACCGGTCAGCCCATGACCCGCATCGAGGAGGACACTGACCGCGACTTCTTCATGTCACCGGCCGAGGCCATGGCCTACGGCCTGATCGACAAGGTGATCGAGAAGCGCGCGGTGCGCCCGGTCTGA